The Engystomops pustulosus chromosome 4, aEngPut4.maternal, whole genome shotgun sequence genome contains a region encoding:
- the LOC140126539 gene encoding E3 ubiquitin-protein ligase RNF14-like isoform X3: protein MTTEDQVAQEEELLALTSIYYEDEFRRTNGPPGGEFKMCLELPSDFLISIKSDSATNSSADNFKNTVSFLPPIVLSFEFPPGYPSSTPPGFTLSCKWLSPIQLTRLCQHLDDLWEENRGSVVLFPWIQFLKEETLDYLNITSPYEIEVPSNGLQSWTQSPEKTFGAGEWPSLDKRAIQDVQSASALVRCILDFNEAQQKKTFDSKPFLCNICFMEKLGSDCTHFKDCQHVYCNTCLTDYFKVQIKDGQVHALNCPEPKCTSIATPAQVKDLVGEQLFSRYDRLLLQSSLDLMADVVYCPRLSCQTPVMKETDGAMGICSACHYAFCVHCNMTFHGLAPCKTPAEEDVELEEENESAEEEQRRTLENASNKMKNREWIKENSKPCPGCNSPIEKVGGCNKMSCTKCKKYFCWICSEILSYKDPYEHFRDSAACADA from the exons ATGACAACAGAAGACCAAGTGGCACAAGAGGAGGAACTATTGGCACTCACAAGTATTTACTATGAAGATGAATTTAGAAGAACAAATGGCCCTCCAGGAGGGGAGTTTAAAATGTGCCTCGAGTTACCTTCAGATTTTTTAATATCTATAAAAA gtGACAGTGCAACAAACTCCTCTGCAGATAACTTTAAGAACACTGTTTCCTTTTTGCCACCAATTGTGTTGAGCTTTGAATTTCCTCCAGGTTATCCATCCAGTACACCCCCAGGCTTTACACTAAGCTGCAAGTGGCTTTCACCAATACAG CTCACTCGGTTGTGCCAGCATTTAGATGACCTCTGGGAGGAGAACAGGGGGTCGGTGGTCTTGTTCCCATGGATTCAGTTTCTGAAGGAAGAGACACTTGACTACTTAAATATAACATCTCCATATGAAATTGAGGTTCCCAGTAATGGGTTACAGAGCTGGACACAATCCCCTGAGAAGACCTTTGGTGCTGGGGAATGGCCATCACTTGATAAGAGGGCCATACAGGACGTGCAGTCAGCGTCTGCCCTGGTCAGATGCATCTTGGACTTCAATGAAGCTCAGCAGAAGAAGACTTTTGATAGCAAACCATTCTTGTGCAATATTTGTTTTATGGAGAAGTTAGGAAGTGACTGCACCCACTTTAAGGACTGTCAGCACGTGTACTGTAATACCTGTCTTACAGACTACTTTAAAGTCCAGATTAAGGACGGACAAGTCCATGCACTAAACTGCCCTGAACCAAAGTGCACATCTATTGCGACACCTGCTCAG GTAAAGGATCTGGTTGGGGAGCAGCTTTTCAGCCGCTATGATCGTCTCCTCTTGCAGTCAAGCTTGGATTTAATGGCTGATGTCGTTTACTGCCCACGTCTAAGTTGTCAGACACCAGTGATGAAGGAAACAGATGGGGCAATGGGTATTTGTTCAGCCTGCCACTATGCGTTTTGTGTCCATTGCAATATGACTTTCCATGGACTCGCCCCTTGCAAAACACCCGCAG AAGAAGATGTGGAATTGGAAGAAGAGAATGAGTCCGCTGAAGAGGAACAAAGGAGAACACTGGAGAATGCGTCTAACAAAATGAAGAACAGGGAGTGGATAAAGGAGAACTCCAAGCCCTGCCCTGGTTGTAATTCTCCCATTGAG AAAGTTGGTGGTTGTAACAAAATGAGCTGCACAAAGTGTAAGAAGTACTTCTGCTGGATCTGTTCGGAGATACTTTCTTATAAAGATCCATATGAACATTTCAGGGATTCTGCAGCATGTGCAGATGCGTAG